A part of Rhopalosiphum maidis isolate BTI-1 chromosome 3, ASM367621v3, whole genome shotgun sequence genomic DNA contains:
- the LOC113557606 gene encoding uncharacterized protein LOC113557606 has translation MVSAYCTVSIDAALVIAGITLIDLLGSELQALSKARGSGTHQADCQDTILSEWQSRWVSSFTGRWIFKLIPDIRPSVLRSFGETNFPLNQALSGYGCFAQYLHRFGKLESPECWYCGAQVDDVQHTLFECDAWYSRRQQILISLCCKDMFTNLGRPDASLKDKLVGYQ, from the coding sequence ATGGTGTCTGCATACTGCACAGTTTCGATAGACGCAGCACTGGTAATTGCTGGCATCACGCTAATTGACTTGCTTGGCTCTGAACTCCAGGCATTGTCTAAAGCAAGAGGTTCAGGAACTCACCAAGCAGACTGTCAAGACACGATACTCTCGGAGTGGCAATCCCGCTGGGTCTCCTCCTTCACAGGCAGATGGATCTTCAAGTTGATCCCTGACATCAGGCCTTCGGTCCTTAGGAGTTTTGGTGAAACTAATTTTCCCCTCAACCAGGCACTGTCCGGCTATGGTTGTTTCGCCCAGTACCTCCACCGCTTTGGGAAGCTCGAGTCCCCGGAGTGCTGGTATTGTGGGGCTCAAGTAGACGATGTGCAACACACCCTCTTCGAGTGCGACGCCTGGTACAGCCGGAGACAGCAGATTCTCATCTCTCTGTGCTGCAAAGATATGTTCACAAACCTTGGTCGCCCTGATGCTTCACTCAAGGACAAACTGGTCGGCTATCAATGA
- the LOC113558589 gene encoding uncharacterized protein LOC113558589, translating to MAYYYVEDLDVSLIVLHMIQSCSKYFPVPKVTDGKELQFKLRTLNKLYTMWVEERLNNSSYQSEIYKRICDMFIENVFRHLSLYSNTLDGEINIEMMWELKQLYPVYKVFTAFLNLKGFDEEKLMPYLGEKFINALIQRMDNSCMETERDCVKQILFILFEKALYLKRYILQGTINSLLDYGHVSINAGVKELLELFNTLMSHRLVKSPVIAKVLSSLIKRNGLCHYAGRLHKCFKTAIHEVDADLGAWFVDKVIDHWSASMAEVPLLCQILAELYFQACGPEGRRQTRQNVVRHMVGCLLTAAVIVVDDMTVAACLAYTEFCDLLINDASANDWRKFDNGEAIECVAKGLIAVYRDHVDYNCVKHTGHLLRRLVSDERCLVDDSCRLAILQVLTEDRLQTMIENLIDNTF from the exons atggcatattattatgtcgaaGATTTAGATGTATCTTTGATTGTGTTGCATATGATACAATCGTGTTCAAAATACTTCCCTGTACCCAAAGTCACCGATGGAAAAGAGCTGCAGTTTAAACTTAGaactttgaataaattatacactatgTGGGTTGAAGAACGATTAAACAACAGCTCGTATCAGTccgaaatatataaaagaatttgtg atatgtttattgaaaatgtttttcgaCATTTATCACTGTATTCTAATACACTTGATGGCGAAATAAACATTGAAATGATGTGGGAATTGAAGCAGCTATATCCAGTTTACAAAGTATTtacagcatttttaaatttaaagggcTTTGACGAAGAAAAGCTAATGCCATATTTAGGTGAAAAATTCATTAACGCTTTAATACAACGAATGGACAATAGTTGTATGGAAACTGAAAGAGATTGcgtgaaacaaatattatttatactgttcGAAAAGGCTTTATACTTGAAAAGATACATACTTCAAGGTACTATAAACTCGCTTTTAGATTACGGGCACGTGTCAATCAACGCGGGCGTTAAAGAGTTGCTGgaactatttaatactttaatgagTCACAGATTGGTCAAGTCACCGGTAATAGCTAAG GTGTTGTCGTCGTTGATCAAACGTAACGGACTGTGTCATTATGCGGGCCGATTACACAAGTGTTTTAAAACTGCTATTCATGAAGTGGACGCTGACTTGGGTGCATGGTTCGTAGATAAAGTTATAGATCACTGGTCGGCATCTATGGCTGAAGTGCCATTGTTGTGCCAGATACTGGCAGAGTTATATTTTCAAGCATGTGGCCCAGAGGGAAGACGGCAGACTCGCCAAAATGTAGTCAGGCACATGGTTGGCTGCTTGCTAACGGCGGCCGTGATTGTTGTTGATGATATGACAGTAGCAGCGTGTCTGGCGTACACTGAGTTCTGTGACTTGCTGATCAACGACGCCTCCGCAAACGATTGGAGAAAATTTGACAACGGTGAAGCAATAGAATGCGTTGCCAAAGGGCTAATTGCCGTCTACCGTGATCACGTTGATTACAATTGCGTAAAACATACAGGCCATTTACTCAGACGATTGGTCAGCGATGAACGATGTTTGGTTGACGACTCCTGTCGATTAGCCATCCTGCAAGTTCTGACTGAAGACCGGCTACAGACAATGATTGAAAACCTGATCGACAACACGTTTTGA
- the LOC113557608 gene encoding uncharacterized protein LOC113557608 produces the protein MNVPRRVHLVGFADNLAVVGVARTGQLLEDAVNPVLWAIDNWMRSRGVELANHKTEAVILSRRRAFVPPRLVVGGHTIELVKNLRYLGFRLDTRLTFNDHVHFVAKKATVAATALARLMPNINGPGQWKRRLLDSVVG, from the coding sequence ATGAACGTCCCAAGGAGGGTACACCTAGTCGGGTTCGCTGACAACCTCGCTGTGGTCGGAGTGGCCAGAACGGGCCAGCTCCTGGAAGACGCCGTCAACCCGGTCCTCTGGGCCATCGACAATTGGATGAGGAGCAGGGGTGTCGAGCTTGCTAACCACAAGACCGAAGCAGTCATCCTGTCCAGGAGGCGTGCCTTCGTCCCCCCTCGGCTGGTGGTCGGCGGACACACAATTGAGCTGGTCAAGAACCTAAGGTACCTCGGGTTCAGGCTGGACACAAGGCTCACCTTTAACGACCACGTTCATTTTGTTGCAAAAAAGGCTACGGTTGCGGCGACGGCTTTGGCAAGGCTCATGCCAAACATTAACGGGCCTGGGCAGTGGAAGAGGCGCCTACTGGATTCCGTGGTTGGTTAA